The stretch of DNA TAAATtccaaaaaattataaatacaaTCAATCGGCTCAAATATAGTACTTAcaatcaacaatttaatatatatcaattaTCGGAATTCAAAAAAACCAAAATACCCAAATTTCGAAACACTAAAATCTGAAATTAcctttaaaattcgaaatttaacTAAGAACAACAAGAACGAACTGTAGAAAGTCTAACAGTAAGATTTCCTCATGATTTTCGGTGAAAACGACGACCAATTGGCGACGACTGATTTCAAGACGACAAAAAAACTTCGAAATTTTGGTATTAAAAGAAAGCTTATACCGTGGGTTTTCCGAATCTACAATCGATTTTGAAAAATGACGATCGATGATAAAGTTACGACCATTTGAAGTAATGAAAATTGTGATAGTTTGAAAGAGAATAATATAGATGAGGTATGAGACAAgtgaaaaaaagagaaaaaatagaTTGGATTTTGGGACtaatcaataaattttttaaaataaaccatatttaattttattttttttaaatttggtgGGGCTGGAGCCCAACCCAGCCCCTAATATACCTCCGCCCCTGGTTATGGTCATTTTCTATTTAGTATTAATTCCATGATATAAGTTTGAAGGGAAAATGAGAGCTAATTACATCTATTTTTGGGAAAAAAGTTTAATTTCATGACGATGAAACTGGTGCGGATTGGGTAAACTCTCAAATTAATATAATGTTTTTGTCAAGTAAATTATGTCAACAAACACTGTATAACATATTCGTCGCAGCAAATATTGACAGAGATAACCCAATTACTCTTGGGTTTGAATTAGTTGACTAAATTAAATGTATAGTTGGGCCTTGGCCATGCCCACCAAATGGGGAAGgaatattttggaaatttaaaaaaatccacGATGGCAATCCGCGTGAAAATTATCCACCAATCAGAAGAAAAGTCCGAACACTCTATAAATCTGGATTTTCGCTGGTTCCTCTGCTCAGTGTCTCgcaattcaaattttcaaatcccTCCAAAAGTTTCTGCCGATTTCATCGTCGGAGACATGAACCAAATCAGCACACCATCCAAGTCCACCGGCGGCTGGGGCAAGCCGAAATCGAAGGCAGTTTCTCGATCCACAAAAGCAGGACTCCAGTTTCCCGTCGGTCGAATCGCACGTTTCCTGAAGAAGGGACGATATGCTCTTCGCGTCGGTTCTGGTTCGCCTGTCTACCTCTCCGCGGTTCTTGAATACCTCGCTGCTGAGGTAGGCACATGATTACGACACAACTTCTTCTATTTGTGATTTTCAGTTGTGTTCATTTGAATGCTATTACCATCAGGTGTTGGAGCTTGCCGGAAATGCCGCTAGAGACAACAAGAAGAACAGGATTATTCCGAGGCACATCCAGTTAGCTGTTAGGAATGATGAGGAATTGAGCAAGCTTCTGGGATCCGTTACTATAGCCAGCGGCGGTGTTCTGCCTAACATACACCAAAATTTGCTTCCTAACAAGAATGCGGCTGGCACACGGAAAGGAGAAATGGGGTCGGTTTCTCAGGAATTTTAGGTGTTTTATCAGTATGCTAGTCTTGAGCATTCGTCTTTTTcgttgaaaatttatttttaaacaagtggtGTTGTTCTCTGAATACCAGAGAATTTGAACACATTCTCGACTTACATTTCTGGCTCACATAAATCGAATCACCCGAATCAGTTTTAAATAGAAACAAGACATTTGGAAATCACCAAGATTGAACATATATGTAAAATGTTCGTAAGTCTGCTTAAGCTTTTACATATCATGTTTAAGCTTTACATCTTTAATGCGCCAATAATAATTTCCCAAGCGCAAAATTGAAAAACCTCTGGACACCGTAAGTCTGCTTACATGGTTATGTATTTCAACCCCTTATAAATTTCGACAAGTTTGAAAGTTGGATGAGTCCAATATGGGCAGCCGAGATGAGCCCAAGTCCTCAGATTTGTGAAGCCTGAATGAAACCTTCTGATTCAGTTTTTGCGGCTTGGCAAGAACGTGGTTAGGGATGACAAGGAAGTTGCGCTGAGGCACGTACAGTTTGCCGTGAGGAACGAAGAAGAGTTGAGCAAGCTTTTTGAAGCGTCCCATTGCTTATGGTGGTGTATTGCTGCCCATTTTCAACACATTCTTCTGCCCAAAACTCTGGTGGAAGTGATAAAGAGGTTGGATCCGCCTCTGAGTATTTCTTGTGCTTATGTTATGCTGGTCCGGTTTTCCATTATACATATCTGCAGCCATTTGTCAATTGGTTTTGTCGAATTCACAAATCTCGGTGACAATACATAAAATCTATGTTTTTACTGCCTACCCGATTGGGTTTTTTGTAGATAGTAGTTTAGGTTGTTATGACAAATGAAAACCTGCATAGAGATGTTTTTTTGGAATCGAATTCAGTGGCTTATGCGCATCTAACAACAATACTTGTGATATTTGGAAAATACTAGGTCAATTGGACATCGGAGAATTGTGGAACTAACACAAGAAAACCATATTCTCAGGTTTGTAATATCCGTTGAATGATCAGATTCACCGCGGCATTTGCTGACGAGAAAGCTCCATGAAAGCTCTCTTGGTAAGATATCGATTCCAGTTCGACAGCCATTTTCAACAGAATCTCCCCCAGATCCTCTCGCTTTTCCAGCAGCGATCTGTTGAAAGAACACGCAGCCACCTTGCTTATTTCTATGTTAGTCTCCTCCGGACAATATTCGTCGTCCAACCATTTGTTCAGTGTCACTCTTAGCCACTCCGATTCCTGCCAAAACCACACCCGACCAATATATCTCCAGCGTACCATAATTCCAAGTACCCAACACGCAAATTCAATCAGTTTACCTCAGAGGCTTTTGCTGGATCCAACCAGTGCTTCGGAACCCTAAGTTCTTCGAGAAAATTCTTAGGATCTTGATCTTCTCTCCAATTGCTCTGTGGTTCTGGGTCATAATAAATCCTTGATGATTTGAAAATTCGAACCGGAAGTCGGCGAAATCGAAAGTTGAGGAGGTTCTCCCCCTTGATCACTTCGCCGAATTTACCCAAACTGGTTCGGCTGATTATCGTAAGAGCCAGCATTGGATTGTTGAAAATTAAAGATCCCATTTTTCGCAATCTTCCTTCAGTGGCGAAATTTTGAGGAGAAGATCAATTCCTGGAGATGTGGGTGGATAAGATATCTACATCACAGTATTTGACCTACCCAATCATCTTCATCTCTCggcttaattaatttattttaaacaattttttgaatattttatttaaattattaataaaaaatattatatattattataaaaatttatattattgactcatttaaaaattagtaaaattatcttataaaaaaaattattatttgttttataCATGTTTTGATGAAATATtactaatatttatatataaagtaTTTTTTATGCCGTACCTATttacaaagtacaagtctttgAGTAgataactaataataataaaattggatTAAGAGAGATCAATTAGATTGTAATTATTAAAGTAAAATGacagataaataatattttatttactttAACTGATTATGATTAAGATTgatattaaattaaatgatGACTTTTAATTCATCTCTTTAATCATTATAGTTtgtataataaaattaaatagtaattatagtttatatatataatgttctTCGTTTTAAATAGTTTATGATTAAGATATCtattatgtttttaaatataaacacatatttatttttaaaaaaagtgctCAATATTTTCTATAATATTGCATTGTCTCAAATATAAGGccaaacattttttttagtacattatttaaaaattttatatttattctaTTTTCTATATGAAAAAATTTCTTGTATATATTTCTTTTTCACGCTTCAAGAATTATAAATGTAACTATTTAATTTGGCTAAATGTAAATTATGAAATCAAATccaattaaatatttgaatatgTTTTTAAAAGTGAGCAAAACATATCTTTTTGGACCATTATTATTTAAAACTAAAAGAAAGGTCCATTTTAATGTTGGACTTATGCAGAGTAATCATTTTGGGTTTGAAAGTTGTGGATTTTGAGTCAGGACCACCCACCATTTAAAATCAGAAAGGAAATATTACATCAAATTATATGTCATACAAAACTAAAACAATAAATATATGTACAAATGATTGAGATTATAACAAAACTATACAAAATTTAGGTATCGTCTGAATCAAATATGGTATATCATTGTAATTTTTAGGTATGAAATGTAAACATTTTTCGGGACACTAAGCTGTATGATATCGAAAATAAGGTACAAATGTATTATTTCAGGTATCGAGTATCGAACGATGTAAATTAAGTATTGATCAacttaaattgaatttatttaatataatatttgaaattttaagtTCAAGGAGTTAAAATGAAACACGTGTCAGATCAGAGAGTTAAAACTAAATTTTTTCATACATAAATGGatcatcattattatttttcttcCAAAATAGTCGTGattcattgttatgtattattGCAGTCACCCATAATAAACAAATAAGATGGGGATAGTTATATTTTCGATATTGTAATTgataatttttctatttttgatcctaataatgtttatatggatttttaaaagaaaacatTCATACATATCGTGATTTTTTTCACAATATTATTTGAAAGTAAATTGACGGACTCGGGTAAAAAAGAagatcaaaaatgaaaaaaaaaagaagcaagTTACATGATTACAATTGCAAACGAACCGTTAATACGACAGAAAATGAAACAAACATACAAACtaaatgattaaaattcaaattaatcttaacataataaaaaatagaaaaacatataaatgttaataaaaatcaaaataaaatatataaattataaaatcaaaaatataaattttccaataaaaataagatttttttgCTTGTAAATATGAGTGtgagaataaaataaaaagctTTTTTCCCCTTTCCCACTGTGACCAAAATTGCATGATTGATTATGGCCATATCATAATTGCACTTTAATTATTCTGATTGAAAAGTCTCGGTCCGAGAATAAGTATGCGGATTACAATATCTGACCATTCATTTCACTATGTTACTTGTATGTAATTATCAcgtttcaaatcatgtctatcACAAATTTTTTCAAATTCCCTATTCCTTTTTTCTCGACTTCGTTTGTTGTGCAGtgacatgaaaatattttacagaaatttatgtgagacgatctcacgagtcgtatttggtgagatagatatcttatttgagttatccaagaaaaaagt from Primulina tabacum isolate GXHZ01 chromosome 3, ASM2559414v2, whole genome shotgun sequence encodes:
- the LOC142539365 gene encoding histone H2AX-like, whose translation is MAIRVKIIHQSEEKSEHSINLDFRWFLCSVSRNSNFQIPPKVSADFIVGDMNQISTPSKSTGGWGKPKSKAVSRSTKAGLQFPVGRIARFLKKGRYALRVGSGSPVYLSAVLEYLAAEVLELAGNAARDNKKNRIIPRHIQLAVRNDEELSKLLGSVTIASGGVLPNIHQNLLPNKNAAGTRKGEMGSVSQEF
- the LOC142539366 gene encoding uncharacterized protein LOC142539366; this translates as MGSLIFNNPMLALTIISRTSLGKFGEVIKGENLLNFRFRRLPVRIFKSSRIYYDPEPQSNWREDQDPKNFLEELRVPKHWLDPAKASEESEWLRVTLNKWLDDEYCPEETNIEISKVAACSFNRSLLEKREDLGEILLKMAVELESISYQESFHGAFSSANAAVNLIIQRILQT